A window from Macaca fascicularis isolate 582-1 chromosome 20, T2T-MFA8v1.1 encodes these proteins:
- the CLEC3A gene encoding C-type lectin domain family 3 member A produces MAKNGLVICILVITLLLDQTTSLTSRLKVRKHSKRRVKDRNGDLKTQIEKLWTEVNALKEIQALQTVCLRGTKVHKKCYLASEGLKHFHDANEDCISKGGILVIPRNSDEINALRDYGKRSLPGVNDFWLGINDMVTEGKFVDVNGVTISFLNWDSAQPNGGKQENCVLFSQSAQGKWSDEVCRSSKRYICEFTIP; encoded by the exons ATGGCAAAGAATGGACTTGTAATTTGCATCCTGGTGATCACCTTACTCCTGGACCAGACCACCAGCCTTACGTCCAGATTAAAAGTCAGGAAGCACAGCAAACGCCGCGTGAAAG ACAGGAATGGAGATCTGAAGACTCAAATTGAAAAGCTCTGGACAGAAGTCAATGCCTTGAAGGAAATCCAAGCCCTGCAGACAG TCTGTCTCCGAGGCACTAAAGTTCACAAGAAATGCTACCTTGCTTCAGAAGGCTTGAAGCATTTCCACGACGCCAATGAAGACTGCATTTCCAAAGGAGGAATCCTGGTTATCCCCAGGAACTCCGACGAAATCAACGCCCTCCGAGACTATGGTAAAAGGAGCCTGCCGGGTGTCAATGACTTTTGGCTGGGCATCAATGACATGGTGACGGAAGGCAAGTTTGTTGACGTCAATGGAGTCACTATCTCCTTCCTCAACTGGGACAGTGCACAGCCTAACGGTGGCAAGCAGGAAAACTGTGTACTGTTCTCTCAATCAGCTCAGGGCAAGTGGAGTGATGAGGTCTGTCGCAGCAGCAAGAGGTACATATGCGAGTTTACCATCCCTTAA